From a region of the Alnus glutinosa chromosome 1, dhAlnGlut1.1, whole genome shotgun sequence genome:
- the LOC133858418 gene encoding GDSL esterase/lipase ENOD8-like, producing MESPIILNFTTCLISCLCMLLLYASTLNPVFALKNCDFPAIFNFGDSNSDTGGLSATLITPTPPYGETCFHMPAGRFSDGRLMIDFMAKSVGLPYLSAYLDS from the exons ATGGAGTCTCCTATCATTCTCAACTTTACAACTTGTCTGATCTCTTGCTTGTGCATGCTTTTATTGTATGCTTCCACACTGAACcctgtttttgctttgaaaaacTGTGACTTTCCGGCAATCTTCAACTTCGGAGACTCAAATTCTGATACCGGTGGATTATCTGCTACCCTTATAACACCGACGCCGCCTTATGGGGAGACCTGTTTTCACATGCCCGCCGGAAGGTTCTCAGATGGCCGGCTCATGATCGATTTCATGG CAAAGAGTGTCGGTCTCCCGTATTTGAGCGCATATCTTGACTCCTAG